TTTCGTTATTTCGCTATTCCTTTTAGCCACATACCCGCTTGACCTCCTCGACGGGCGCACCGTGCTaacatttgcacacacatatattcattGGAACCCGCCCCTAGTCCACGAAGCAACAAATGGGAATCAACAACCTGCTGCCGTTCCTAAAACCGATCGCCAGGAGCACACACATAagcaaatacaaaaatgaagtggtCGGCGTGGACATCATGTGCTGGATCCACAGGGGTCTCGTCAGTTGTGCATACGACGTAATCATAAATAACTACAACGACAGCTACTTAAACTTCATCGAAAAAATGCTGGAATGTATATACCAGTACAACATAAAGGTAATCTTCGTTTTCGACGGAGAGGAATtaccagaaaaaaaagcagaaaatgtaataagaaatgaaaggagagaaaaggcaaagaaggaagcacaagaaattataaaatcTGTTGCAGACCCAAGATCAGACGTGATGGTCAGGAGAAAATGCACACAAGCTTTAAGTGTTTCCAAAGATATTATAGACACTGTGATCCACTTttgtaaaacaaaaaatatagattatattatttctccttttgaaGCTGACGCTCAGTTGTCCTACCTTTGCAGGATGGGATATATTTCTTGCGCCATAAGTGAAGACAGTGACTTGCTAGTGTATGGCTGCCCTCGCGTCTTGTACAAACTGAAAAGCACTGGAGAGTGCGATGAAATATGCTTAATGCCCATTGATGATCTGATCGATATAAACGTGATTAACAAAATTAGGAACCCTCTCTCTAATTCCTTTAACGAGTTTTACATGACCCCCATGAAGGAGGGTCGGGGGGATGCAGAGGAGGGGCAATCAGATTGGGAAGAGAATAACGTATCCGATTTGGATGAGTATAACCTTGGCGCGATAAATAGGAACCCTGagcagaatgaaaaaagttaCGACAAAACGATGAAGGAGTACCTGGACCAATTCCACTGGCCAAAGGAATTAGACCAACTGAAGCATTTCAGTATAGACATGTTCCTGGCCATGTGTATCCTAAGTGGCTGTGACTACACAAGCGATTTCCACATCACAGGAATGGGAATAAAAACTGCATTCAGTTTAACCAGTAAGTACAAAACTATAGAAGAGATTTTCTCATTCCTCATTTCGCACCAAACATGGAAGCGTAAAATACCGCCCACTTTAAACACCCTAGAAAAGCTGCTCGGTAAATatgaggaaattaaaaatgccTTCTTAAATCACCAAGTGTatgattttattttgtgcGAGAAAATCCCCATTAACCAGTCCTTCAATAGTGCActagagaaaaaggaaaataaactCCTTATCAATAAAATACGGGACTTTTCCCTCATATATGACAATAAcaagaggaagggaaattGCCTGAACGTATACTCGGAGGAGCTATCCAGCTATTCCGGCGGGGAGAGGAGTACCTTACTTGCTAATCGGAGCGGCAGTTCGGAGGGATTCACCAGAAGCAGTACAAGAGATGAGGAGAAGTTAGATACTGCGAAGCAACACCACCCCGAGGACATGCTCAATGGAAGAAATGCTTCTCCAGAAGCGGCAACCGAGAGATCCCCAGTTCCACCAAAAGAAATTGCCACAAAGGAACATCCCCACCTAGACAAACCGAACAGTTtcgaaaacatttttaaaaatttaacttCCGAATGTTTAGAATATTTGGAGATATCCCCCGAACTGTTCAGGAATTGTCACCAAGGGAAGAATTATctgaaggagggggaggaaaaacacCCTCTTGGAAGGGACTATGCGGGGAGCGCTCAAGAGGGTTCCCACGTGTCAAACGGTAGAACAAGTTCCTGGCAAAACGGTAATAAAAACTACGTACCATGCCACCTAGGAGGGAACCGCCCAAATGCAACAACCAAACAAGAACCGCCCGAAGGAGACACGTATAACACATCACCCTTACCCCCGAGAGGAACCACTCAGACGCCCAATTTGTGGACCCCCATGGAGTGCACCAAATTGAACCTATTTTGTGATTCCCCCAGGAGTAACGGCTGCATGTACGGAAGGGAATACACGAAGTACGAGGATGAGGCAGAAGTGCTGAGAGATCGAAGCGATTCAAGAGATACAATTGAGCCCATGGACCCCCCCGAGTGCAACTCCACAAATAATCTACccgaagaaaaggagaaaacaaaattggaCAAGCGGAAGGGGAACCACGCAGACTCCCTTAACGttaagaaaatgaaaaggagcgCCGTAGCACCCTCGCACACAGATGACCATATGTGGAAAAACCTGTTGGACGAGAAGGAAACCGATTGCAGTAAAGACTCGGGGCAAAATCATCATGACGAGATTCTAGAAAACATAAATTGCATATCGCAGTCAGGTGGGAACAGTCAAGGGGTGACTTTCCTCAAAGGAGCCACCATGCACGGAATTGACCTAAACATTCAGGAAGATGCAACAAAGGGGAAACCACAAAAGGAGCAGAAAGAAGAACAGGATGAAGATGCACACGAAGGAAAAGTGACCAACCCCAGTGGAGGAACaaacagaaagaaaagcGCAAGAGCTATGTACCAAAATATGAAGAGCAACTTCCTTCTATTCAAAACGTTTGTCGAGGACACAAGGAAGCAGACGGGATCTTCATCACCAGAACTGAAACGTAACTCCACGGAAGATAAGGTGGAATGTGCACACGTGAAGGAGATTCAAGGGATGCATAAGATCGAGCGACCtgatgaagaaggagggaGTTTCGTGGAAACGGACATTTCGGACcagaaggacaaaatgggaaacgGCGCTCAGGAAAAACCATTCAGCAAACAAACCTCCGAACACACCAGCGGCGTGAAAGACGAAATAAACAAAACGAACTTCAAATCGGAAAGGAGCGAACACCCCTCAGAGGTTTCCTCCCCACTGAGAAGTAAACCCTCCGAGGTGATCGAAAATCACAGGAACCAATTGCGAATAAccaactttttcaaaaagtcGGAACGAGAAACCCCAAACTTGGACGGTAACAAGTGGGGTAATAATAACGTCTTTCCGTTGAAGCGATCCACAAATGGTTACTCCACTGGCAATGGAATGGACTGCCTTCCAATGAACAGCTCGCAACCAGCGAATAAAGAACACCAAGGGGGGGAGCATTCCTACGTGGGTCAAGAGATCCATGACCAAGACACGCATGACGAATATGTTTTCCTGAAAAATCTGTACAACCGCGGATTGATAACAGATGCAAACAGAAAGGAGTCCCCAAAGTGGGTCGCCAAAGGTAGCCACACCTGGGACGATCGTGTGAGCACAGGGGATAGCGCCGATCAGGCCAAGGTTCGCCAGAGTTATCCCCAAAATGATCGCCCTAACAGTCACCCTTACGACCACCCTAATGATCGCCCTAACAGTCACCCTTATGACCACCATGATTGGCCCCTCCTGGGAGACACTCCCCAGGCTGAACACCCAGtcgagaaaaaggaaaagcaaaaagaaattaaccTGGAGTACATCCTGCAGAACCTGAACTACAACTACCACCCCCGCAGCCACAAAATCAACACCTTTGACTACTtcaaggagaaggaaaacgtGCCCCCCCCCAACCCCTACGTGGACAACAATTTGTGAGCGGGTCCTGGTTGGCCGCGCTGCACATTGGATGTATACCCGCATGTATCCATTTAtctgtgtgtgtacattttttttttccttctctgtaACACAAAAGATGCTCTTGCGTGTTATCTACAGTTCTACGTGCCAAGCTTACCCAAATGATGACTGCACAAAGTGTggttcctccttctgttttttttttttgttttattttaaagcAAACGTACCAaaacttcctccttaaaaACGAAACCCTAAATGCTGAATCATTTTTACAAAGTGGAGAGCATAAAAGCCAACAAATGAGCCAAAATAACAAAAGGGCGAAGTTAACGGAAACAGTTATACTTGCGGTAATCGGacacgtgaaaaaaagaaaaaaggaaaacaaatcaTCCTGATGGTAAATAATTAAAGTATCTGTCCGACGAGGAAAGCGCATAACAAAGCTATGcagttcacttttttttttttgctcgcCTGAGCGTGCATCATATTCACGCCCTCATTCACAGTAGGCTCTAACCAACGGAAGCGTCAAGCAGGACGCGGAAACAAATTGGGCAACTCGTAACCATGCAGCAGGATACCgcaccctgaaccctcaaaATTGggcaataattttttaaaaatgaactttttttttaagaaagcATTAAACTAAAATTTCAGCATTACACGTTCCTCctcaaattttaaaatgtgttccaCTATGCTGCGCGAATTGACTTCGATTTTGACGtcgccttcttttttttgtagatcCGCTAATCCGACAGGCATATTCGTCCACACGGGTTGGTGTCCACCCCAAGGGCAACTGCTcgaacaaaaaggaggcgGCCACTTCTTAAGAGGAAattacttcttccccatttcaCCTCCGTGCACCCGCACCGTACACCCCTCCTGCACATAAGCGTCCACCTCTCTGTATCACCCTGAATTGACTAATTTCGTTTCTATTCACATCTTGGAAGCGCATTTGAGGGGGAGTCCAAACGGCTCTTCCATCCTCCCCATGGGGGAGAAACTCATCCTCCGTACTTCTTTCCCCATAGGCAAagccactcctaacaacaaACTTACCAGAATGCAACCCCTTCCCACCGTAAGGCACATTTTGTCTCTTCCCATTTAGTATGGATTTACTCCTGTAAGGTATCACGCTGTTCAGGTGATTCACTTGGAACCCTTCCCCATGCGTTCCATGCTTCTTTGCATAATGGCTGTTCCTcatcttttctccttcctgaaTGGCATACCCACCATAATTGCTGCTACTTCCATTCGGGGCAAACAAATTGGCCTTGTGCATTTTCCTACTTTGACAATACCCATCATGCATCGAGTTACCCTTCAGAGGTAGATCCCCATGGTGGTGAAGTCCAtgcagaaaatatttttctctaaACTTATTTTCACTGTATCTTTCCCtacttaatttttccttccctatttGATGTGATTCCCTTCCTCCATCGGCCCTGTTTGGATTATTTCTCCGATGTTGTAACACTGCGCTAGTGTGCCCTTCCCAATTGGCCGCATTCCGATGCGTGCCCAATACTACACAATTACTGATTTCCCCACTTTTGGACGTCTTCCTTTCTAACCCTACATGGTGTGCACTTCCGTAAGGATCTACAGTGTTTACACTAGCCAGATGGTGCTGCCTGTTGTTCGTATGTTTATCCAACCAGGCAGCCTTATCATTAGCATTCTCATAAGTAGATGGAACGATCGCTTTATTCCCCCTTATGTATATTAAACGCCCATTTAGGTTCACCTGCTGAGCCCCCGCAGAGTGCTTCTTCCGCCATTGTAGttcctccccatttggaAGGTACACCGCCCTGCCGATGGGGTTATCCCCATCCATGCGGTGCTCCTCCACATGGTGATTCTTCAAACTGTGCAAGTTACTTACCAGGTCACCTCCATGATGCTTCGCACCGCTAAATTGGCTGCGCAGTAAGAatctcccctttttctctCGATAAGACGCCTTTATCATGTCTTGAATATTATACGTACTGCTGATCATGCTATCCAAATTAGACCCCATTACTGCACCTTGGGCGTTCTCATATGTGTGCCTCTCCTGCCTTGACTTACCATTTGTTCCGTTAAATGGTGCACCACTCCTCCTGACCTCGATAGGAGTAATCTGTTCGTCATCCCCAAACAGATCAGCCCTCTTCATGTTAACTGCCTTCCTCTCCACATCATGCAAACTTCTCCCGCTTCGTGCCAATGGGGTGGTGCTATGACCACTAGTTGGGGCGGCAGTCCCATTTACGTATCCAACACTACCCTTCCCTCTGTCTGCATCCCCGAGAGAGTGACTCAAACAGAAAACGTTCCTAgaatcccttttttgtgaCTCAGCCAGTATCCTCTCATAGCGGTTTTTTAACGTGTCTagcttttttctgttttcctCCAGAGCGCTCATATCGCTGTCGCGCTTAGAATGGAACTTATCCTCCTCATTGGTACTGTCCACCACGCTTCTACCCCCGCATCCACCTTcaactccttccttttcctttcccaattttgtttCCAATTTGTTCTCAAATTTCAGCCAATTCTCCTCAACTTGGGAAGTCAAtgattttttaacatttttctccACCCCGTTGGGTACGGCCAAATCGGTGTTCCCTTTTGCACCCCCTCCTACTGTGTGCCCCTCCATGATGTATTTCTTCACGTCCTTCATCTTGTCAAACTCTATATAGTAGGAAAACTTGCCCTTGCTGTTTTGGCCTAtaattgttttatttttccaattgCTAAAGCAGCAGTTCTCACTGACCGATCTGCCCCTGTCACTTATATGACCATATCCTTCCGGCACTCCTTCATCTGCGCAagcttctctttttctcacCTCGCTGAAGCTCTTTTCACCCTTCGAACGTGGCGTGTCCTTATTTTCCACCCCACTCGTAACCTCATTGCAATTCCTCACTACCTTAGAATTGGGCAAAATGTTTATCCTATTTATTACCATATTGTTTATCCCTACATTGTTAACATAGTGGTGCTTCATCTTTGAGTCACCTAACCGGAGTAGATGCCCTAGGTCGGATCCAATGGCTGGGCTTCCCCGTTCACCATTGCTACGCCCCTTTGCTGATACTGTTTCATtagaggaagactttttgcCAAATTGGTTACTTTCACTGGAGAAAATTGACTTCACTTGCCGGTCAGCTTCTCCCTTTGTATgatctcccttcttttttgagcAGTTGCTTGCATAAATTGGAGTCATATCAGCTCTTCCATTTGAATGTCCAATTTTTCCGCCGTGTGCACTACTATTATGTCCACCTCTTTCCCAGATGGACGTCCCGATGACACCACCGGAAGGAGCCAAATTAGATCCATTACGCACCTCCATCGAGTTAGCCGATTTGCGAGAATTTACCAACTGGGCATACCTTTCCCTTCGGTAGTAATCCCCCCTCCCATTTGTCTTCAAACCAGCACCTTCATCATTGCTACAGGTGTTACAGCGACGTCCCTTCTTCTGCATTGTGGCGCACTTACcgatattttctttcctcctgtTTAGTTCAGACCCATTTTCCGCCTTCTGTTCCTCCGCTCTACGTTTGAAGATACCGCTAGTGCCTTTTCTCTTGTTAATATGCATCGCAAAATTTAGGAAAAATGGCTTCTTTCCTGCCTTTCGGTGGCTCCTATGTGGGTTCCCCTCGTTCCTGCTCGCGCTAATGAGCTTTGCCTTCTTCGAAATTGTACCCCTCTTTGGGGCATTCCATGTAGACACTGCTCCCTCCGCTGAGACCAAAGCGCCATCATTTTTGTCCACCCCcgatttttttaacttcttaACATTTGCACTCAGCGCAGCTACTTCTATCACTTTCTCATGTGCGCCGTTTAATTTCTTGTCACTGCAGGGTATAAGCGTTGTCTTGTCCTTTCCATCTTCCCCTTTCGCAGCACTAACATTTGTAtcctctttttcccccaatttgGCATCAACCCAACTGGCAGGTCCCTCCTTTGCCGTGGCTCTCTTCTTGCACGTTTCTTCCGAAGTGAATCTCTTACTATCTTCACGAGGAGGGAATATTTcgagactttttttttcccctttcatCATTTCCCCGTTTGGATATGCCTCCTCAGTGTCGGAGCCTTCTTTCTCATAATCCCCATCCACGTTGGACAACCTGCCTACATCCTCTTCGGCGTATTCTCCCCCTTCTGCGTATTCTTCTGCGTAATTTGCTgcatcctcttcttcttcaccctcGCCATCATTGCTTGCCCCGCCGAACAGGTCCTCGTCACTGTCGACCTCATACTCTATGGTGTGCGTTTCGATGAAGTTCATTACGTTCTTCTTGTTCACACTCCCATTGCTGTGGAACCAAGGGTTCCTCTTGCTAGGCACTCCGTTTAGCGGTGCTAGAGGTGTTACGGGCGGATCCCTTACCTTCCTAATGCTACCCTTGTTCAAATTCCACTGATACAGTAATGAGTTAAAGGACTTCCGTTCGTACTCGTTGTAGATGCTTTCTATTCCAGCGTAGGTAGTTTCATTCTCATTCGGCTCCACTTTATTAGCATCACCTTGGTTggattcttcttcttcggtGCTTGCCCTCTGCGTGGTGGCATCTGGAATGCTCCTACCCCCCCAACCGACGGACGGATTCTTCCCGGGGAGGACCTCTCCACTATCACCGCTAGACCCCCCAATGTCGGACTCGCCCCGATCCGATAAATTGCCAAAATAGAACTCCTTCATCTTCCGTAGCCTCTTCCTACTTTCATACTTATTCGTAATGTACTGAAAAAAGACAAACTTCCTCAAAAAGTACAACTCCTTTTGCAGTTTTCGTATGTCCTCCTCATACACATAGGCATTATTACCCCTGCTCTCGACCTGTATCTTCTTTGCCCTCGAAACAAGCTTCAACGATGAGAGCGTATCACGGACATTTCTCACGCATGAAGATATGGTGCATATAAAAACAGTTTTGCTGGACCCTCCCAAAGAATCCTGCAGAAGTCTCGTCAAAATGGAGTTTCTGTAACTGATGTTTTTATTCCCCTTCGACAACTCGTTGATGCACAGCGACAGGGCAGATAAACTCCTATTGATAGAACAGACTTCTGTGGTGTATAGCTTTTCATTAGACGCCGCATACTTCTCATTTCCAGCCAAGTCAATTAGCAACAAATTTCCTGACTTAAAACACTCAGGCTTTGAATGGTTAACATATCGTAACTCTACTTTAAATATCGAATGGGATCTTGTTGACATTTCATTCGTTTTTGTGATTCTACATGCTCGGTTACTTGTTCCATCTATAAGAAGCTCTATCAGCTCTTCGCAGCTGGCTACCTCCACGGTTAGCAAACCAGAGACAAACGTAGCGTTGTTATAAAGCTTAGACTTTTGAGTGCTTAAATAGGGCTGCGGTTCCGTGCACGGATTTAACAGGTCAAATATTCTATCGTTATATAGTTGCATGTAAGAGGCGTACACCTTCACGTTTTTAAATACCTCCTTCGTTTTCTCCGCGTAGGTCTCCCGGACCCCGCTGAAGTTACCGCTGAAGTTACCGCTTCGA
This region of Plasmodium coatneyi strain Hackeri chromosome 3, complete sequence genomic DNA includes:
- a CDS encoding Exonuclease I, translated to MGINNLLPFLKPIARSTHISKYKNEVVGVDIMCWIHRGLVSCAYDVIINNYNDSYLNFIEKMLECIYQYNIKVIFVFDGEELPEKKAENVIRNERREKAKKEAQEIIKSVADPRSDVMVRRKCTQALSVSKDIIDTVIHFCKTKNIDYIISPFEADAQLSYLCRMGYISCAISEDSDLLVYGCPRVLYKLKSTGECDEICLMPIDDLIDINVINKIRNPLSNSFNEFYMTPMKEGRGDAEEGQSDWEENNVSDLDEYNLGAINRNPEQNEKSYDKTMKEYLDQFHWPKELDQLKHFSIDMFLAMCILSGCDYTSDFHITGMGIKTAFSLTSKYKTIEEIFSFLISHQTWKRKIPPTLNTLEKLLGKYEEIKNAFLNHQVYDFILCEKIPINQSFNSALEKKENKLLINKIRDFSLIYDNNKRKGNCLNVYSEELSSYSGGERSTLLANRSGSSEGFTRSSTRDEEKLDTAKQHHPEDMLNGRNASPEAATERSPVPPKEIATKEHPHLDKPNSFENIFKNLTSECLEYLEISPELFRNCHQGKNYLKEGEEKHPLGRDYAGSAQEGSHVSNGRTSSWQNGNKNYVPCHLGGNRPNATTKQEPPEGDTYNTSPLPPRGTTQTPNLWTPMECTKLNLFCDSPRSNGCMYGREYTKYEDEAEVLRDRSDSRDTIEPMDPPECNSTNNLPEEKEKTKLDKRKGNHADSLNVKKMKRSAVAPSHTDDHMWKNLLDEKETDCSKDSGQNHHDEILENINCISQSGGNSQGVTFLKGATMHGIDLNIQEDATKGKPQKEQKEEQDEDAHEGKVTNPSGGTNRKKSARAMYQNMKSNFLLFKTFVEDTRKQTGSSSPELKRNSTEDKVECAHVKEIQGMHKIERPDEEGGSFVETDISDQKDKMGNGAQEKPFSKQTSEHTSGVKDEINKTNFKSERSEHPSEVSSPLRSKPSEVIENHRNQLRITNFFKKSERETPNLDGNKWGNNNVFPLKRSTNGYSTGNGMDCLPMNSSQPANKEHQGGEHSYVGQEIHDQDTHDEYVFLKNLYNRGLITDANRKESPKWVAKGSHTWDDRVSTGDSADQAKVRQSYPQNDRPNSHPYDHPNDRPNSHPYDHHDWPLLGDTPQAEHPVEKKEKQKEINLEYILQNLNYNYHPRSHKINTFDYFKEKENVPPPNPYVDNNL